One genomic segment of Impatiens glandulifera chromosome 6, dImpGla2.1, whole genome shotgun sequence includes these proteins:
- the LOC124943315 gene encoding nuclear transcription factor Y subunit B-6-like — protein sequence MENKGSSSRAFGASPTELFISTANVARIIRRVVPPYGKIADDSKEIVQNCVSEFIGLITAEANLLCQSESRKTITADDILRAMTKLGFDKYVNSLSLYISRYRVGEPLGMVVSSRRP from the exons ATGGAGAATAAGGGTTCAAGCTCAAGAG CATTTGGGGCGTCACCAACTGAGTTATTCATCTCGACGGCGAATGTGGCGAGGATCATTCGGCGTGTGGTACCGCCATACGGCAAGATTGCTGACGATTCGAAGGAGATTGTTCAAAATTGTGTCTCGGAATTCATTGGCCTGATAACTGCCGAAGCTAATCTGCTTTGTCAAAGCGAGAGTCGTAAGACGATTACCGCCGATGACATTCTACGGGCTATGACCAAACTAGGGTTTGATAAATATGTTAACTCACTTTCCCTTTACATTTCCCGTTATCGTGTGGGAGAGCCATTGGGGATGGTCGTCTCATCGAGACGTCCATAA